One Microbacterium esteraromaticum genomic window carries:
- a CDS encoding chaplin family protein, whose translation MNKHVKYALWGVLLAGGVSLLGASAANAAETDGDDGLLSGTQILAPITAPVNVVGNAVSVLGTSVVASAPAAAPAAAPAPAPAPVAETSGDDGVASGTQALIAVDAPVTVSGNAVSVLGTSAVESPAPAPAPASAPAATATTSGSDGLLSGTQGLISVNVPITVTGNAVSVLGESAVSGGTADSSAPAEAPAIDATTDGSDSILGGTQVIAPVTAPITVTGNAISVLGESAVTGGSSNGAPAPAEAPAIDATTDGSDSILGGTQVIAPITAPVTVTGNAISVLGESAVTGGSSGSPAAPGTIGAITSGEGSLLGGTQVLLPITAPITIGGNAIAVIGDSTVDVPGTDPGTDPGTDPGTDPGTDPGTDPGTDPGTDPGTDPGTDPGTDPGTDPGTDPGTDGTTSPRHPAVASAATGAPALAMTGGGDMAPLLALLAGLMLLIGGALIRRSRTA comes from the coding sequence ATGAACAAGCACGTCAAGTACGCCCTGTGGGGCGTACTCCTCGCCGGTGGCGTCTCGCTGCTCGGCGCATCGGCCGCCAATGCGGCCGAGACCGACGGAGACGATGGTCTCCTCTCGGGCACGCAGATCCTCGCTCCGATCACCGCGCCGGTGAACGTCGTCGGCAACGCCGTATCGGTGCTCGGCACCAGCGTGGTCGCCTCGGCCCCCGCTGCCGCACCTGCAGCTGCACCGGCTCCCGCACCCGCGCCCGTCGCGGAGACAAGTGGGGACGACGGGGTGGCATCCGGCACGCAGGCGTTGATCGCCGTCGATGCGCCGGTGACGGTGTCGGGCAACGCGGTGAGCGTGCTCGGCACGTCAGCCGTGGAGTCTCCGGCCCCTGCCCCGGCCCCCGCGTCTGCTCCGGCTGCGACCGCGACGACGTCGGGGTCGGACGGTCTGCTGTCCGGTACGCAGGGTCTCATCTCGGTGAACGTGCCGATCACGGTGACAGGCAATGCCGTCTCGGTGCTGGGTGAATCGGCCGTATCGGGAGGAACGGCCGACAGCTCCGCACCCGCAGAGGCACCCGCCATCGACGCGACGACCGACGGCAGCGACAGCATCCTCGGCGGCACCCAGGTCATCGCTCCGGTCACCGCCCCGATCACCGTCACCGGAAACGCCATCTCGGTGCTGGGCGAATCGGCCGTCACCGGCGGCTCCTCCAACGGCGCACCCGCACCCGCAGAGGCACCCGCCATCGACGCGACGACCGACGGCAGCGACAGCATCCTCGGCGGCACCCAGGTCATCGCCCCGATCACCGCCCCCGTCACCGTCACAGGAAACGCCATCTCGGTGCTGGGTGAATCGGCCGTCACCGGCGGCTCCTCCGGCTCGCCGGCGGCACCCGGCACGATCGGGGCCATCACCAGCGGTGAAGGCTCGCTGCTCGGCGGCACACAGGTGCTGCTGCCGATCACGGCGCCGATCACGATCGGCGGCAACGCCATCGCGGTGATCGGAGACAGCACGGTCGATGTCCCCGGCACGGATCCGGGAACCGATCCTGGCACCGACCCGGGCACGGATCCTGGCACCGACCCGGGCACGGACCCCGGAACGGACCCCGGAACGGACCCCGGAACGGACCCCGGAACGGACCCCGGCACGGACCCGGGCACCGACCCCGGCACGGACCCGGGAACCGATGGCACCACCTCGCCGCGTCACCCGGCCGTCGCTTCGGCGGCGACCGGCGCGCCGGCGCTGGCGATGACCGGCGGTGGTGACATGGCTCCGCTGCTGGCTCTGCTGGCCGGACTCATGCTGCTGATCGGTGGGGCGCTGATCCGCCGCTCCCGCACGGCCTGA